From the genome of Vulpes lagopus strain Blue_001 chromosome 2, ASM1834538v1, whole genome shotgun sequence, one region includes:
- the NDUFB8 gene encoding NADH dehydrogenase [ubiquinone] 1 beta subcomplex subunit 8, mitochondrial — MAAARAWVLGVRRLQRATRTVPLGARTASHITKDMLPGPYPKTPEERAAAAKKYNMRVEDYEPYPDDGMGYGDYPKLPDRSQQERDPWYNWDHSDLRLNWGEPMHWDLDMYIRNRVDTSPTPVSWNLMCKHLFGFVAFMLFMFWVGETYRTYQPVGPKQYPYNNLYLERGGDPTKEPEPVVHYEI; from the exons ATGGCGGCGGCCAGGGCTTGGGTCCTGGGAGTCCGAAGGCTGCAAAGGGCTACCCGGACCGTGCCGTTGGGTGCACGGACAG CTTCGCATATTACCAAGGACATGCTCCCGGGGCCCTATCCCAAGACCCCGGAAGAACGGGCCGCCGCCGCCAAGAAATATAATATGCGGGTAGAGGACTACGAACCGTACCCGGATGATGGCATGGG GTATGGCGACTATCCGAAGCTCCCTGACCGCTCACAGCAGGAGAGGGATCCATGGTATAACTGGGACCACTCAGACCTGAGGTTGAACTGGGGTGAACCG ATGCACTGGGACCTTGACATGTATATCAGGAACCGTGTGGACACATCACCCACGCCCGTTTCCTGGAATCTCATGTGTAAACACCTCTTCGGCTTCGTGGCCTTCATGCTGTTCATGTTTTGGGTTGGGGAGACTTACCGCACCTACCAGCCTGTG GGGCCAAAGCAGTATCCTTATAATAATCTGTACCTGGAACGAGGCGGCGATCCCACCAAAGAGCCTGAGCCAGTGGTTCATTATGAGATCTGA